One window from the genome of Sebastes umbrosus isolate fSebUmb1 chromosome 12, fSebUmb1.pri, whole genome shotgun sequence encodes:
- the wnt9a gene encoding protein Wnt-9a, translating into MLDGHLLLGWLSFTVIVYLLNLPGPTAAYFGLTGNEPLSILPLNSLPEENVGRAHFKLCDRLKLEKKQRRMCRRDPGVAETLREAITMSALECQYQFRFERWNCTLEGRHRANILKRGFKETAFLYAISSAGLTHALAKACSAGRMERCTCDEAPDLENRKAWQWGGCGDNLKYANKFVKDFLGKRSNKDLRARVDMHNTNVGMKVIKAGVETTCKCHGVSGSCTVQTCWRQLLPFHEIGKQLKQRYETSIKVGSSTNEATGEGEISTGRSQQQQQQQQPQQQQQQQQQQQQPVPGLNDPIPRTMDLLHIEDSPSFCRPSKYSSGTAARKCYKDKNCDAICCGRGHNTQSREVTRPCQCQVRWCCYVECKQCTQREEVYTCKG; encoded by the exons GTTGACAGGTAATGAACCGTTGTCTATCCTGCCACTGAACTCTCTACCAGAGGAGAACGTGGGCAGGGCCCACTTCAAGCTGTGCGACCGGCTCAAACTGGAAAAGAAGCAGCGCAGGATGTGCAGACGAGACCCGGGCGTGGCAGAGACCCTGAGAGAGGCCATCACCATGAGCGCCCTAGAATGCCAGTATCAATTCCGCTTTGAGAGGTGGAACTGCACCTTAGAGGGGCGCCACCGAGCCAACATACTAAAGAGAG GGTTTAAAGAGACAGCCTTCCTGTATGCCATCTCCTCGGCGGGCCTGACCCACGCGTTGGCCAAAGCTTGCAGCGCAGGACGCATGGAGCGCTGCACGTGTGACGAGGCCCCGGACCTGGAGAACCGCAAGGCGTGGCAGTGGGGTGGCTGCGGAGACAACCTCAAATACGCAAACAAGTTTGTCAAGGACTTCCTGGGCAAACGCTCCAACAAGGACCTGCGCGCACGCGTGGATATGCACAACACAAATGTGGGCATGAAG GTAATCAAGGCCGGAGTGGAGACCACTTGCAAATGCCACGGCGTCTCCGGCTCCTGCACCGTCCAGACCTGCTGGAGGCAGCTCCTGCCCTTCCACGAGATCGGCAAGCAGCTGAAGCAGCGCTACGAGACCTCCATTAAGGTCGGCAGCTCCACCAACGAGGCCACGGGGGAGGGAGAGATCTCCACAGGCCGgagtcagcagcagcaacaacagcagcaaccacagcagcagcaacagcagcaacagcagcaacaacagcccGTGCCTGGCCTGAACGATCCAATCCCTCGCACTATGGACTTGCTCCACATCGAGGACTCGCCCAGTTTCTGTAGGCCCAGCAAGTACTCGTCGGGCACGGCAGCTCGTAAGTGCTACAAGGACAAGAACTGCGACGCTATTTGCTGCGGGCGAGGCCATAACACTCAAAGTAGGGAGGTGACCCGGCCCTGCCAGTGCCAGGTGCGCTGGTGCTGCTACGTCGAATGCAAGCAGtgcacacagagagaagaggtCTATACCTGCAAAGGGTAA